In Ignavibacteriota bacterium, one genomic interval encodes:
- a CDS encoding cold shock domain-containing protein, which translates to MEQGVVKFYNVTKGFGFITMQSGEEIFFHKSNVKSVGFRDVLVQGDNVSFEIKNESKGKRAFNINRI; encoded by the coding sequence ATGGAACAAGGAGTTGTTAAATTTTATAACGTGACGAAAGGATTTGGATTCATCACCATGCAGAGCGGCGAAGAGATATTTTTTCACAAGAGTAATGTTAAGAGCGTTGGCTTTCGTGATGTTTTGGTGCAGGGAGATAATGTTTCATTCGAAATCAAAAATGAATCAAAGGGAAAACGCGCGTTTAATATCAACAGGATTTAA